The following are from one region of the Rhizobium sullae genome:
- a CDS encoding Rrf2 family transcriptional regulator, with the protein MRHDTRLSRMLHVLVHMDRHERAATSETIAAMLGTNAVVVRRTMAGLRDQGYVRSEKGHGGGWVLARPLREITLLDIHNALGAPQLFSIGLAGDNPNCVIEQAVNASLAGAMHEAEAILLAKFGEVTLGALAEESSKRWADTTNCSLAMEQS; encoded by the coding sequence ATGAGACACGACACCCGCTTATCCCGCATGCTGCATGTGCTTGTTCACATGGATCGCCACGAACGTGCGGCGACATCCGAAACCATTGCAGCGATGCTGGGCACCAATGCGGTTGTGGTGCGCCGGACGATGGCCGGTCTGCGGGATCAGGGCTATGTCCGCTCCGAGAAGGGGCACGGCGGCGGTTGGGTGCTTGCGCGCCCTTTGCGGGAGATCACCCTGCTCGACATCCACAATGCCCTCGGTGCGCCGCAACTCTTCTCGATCGGCCTGGCGGGCGATAATCCGAACTGCGTCATCGAGCAGGCCGTCAACGCGTCGCTTGCCGGGGCGATGCATGAGGCGGAAGCCATTCTGCTGGCGAAATTTGGCGAGGTCACATTGGGTGCGCTCGCCGAGGAATCCTCCAAGCGATGGGCGGATACGACGAACTGCTCTCTAGCAATGGAGCAGTCCTAG
- a CDS encoding DUF5330 domain-containing protein, giving the protein MWFLIKGSFWFGLVLVALSLFSSESSTRLASDPQIQFSDAFTAASGAYDYLTGMCSEKPEVCAKGAETLTALGYRAREGARVAYELLDSQFADDNAAAPKLAEATPAAPLAPAAAAPSIKEEKAAALNQPMPYRPPVDDESASDQVVTGAIPLPTPKPVL; this is encoded by the coding sequence ATGTGGTTTCTGATCAAAGGATCGTTCTGGTTCGGCCTTGTGCTGGTAGCGCTGTCGCTCTTCAGCTCGGAGAGCTCGACACGGCTTGCCAGCGACCCGCAAATCCAATTCTCCGACGCCTTCACCGCCGCAAGCGGCGCCTATGACTATCTCACCGGCATGTGCAGCGAGAAGCCGGAGGTCTGCGCCAAGGGCGCGGAAACGCTCACCGCCCTCGGCTACCGGGCCCGCGAAGGCGCCCGCGTCGCCTACGAGCTGCTGGACAGCCAGTTCGCCGACGACAACGCGGCCGCGCCGAAACTTGCAGAGGCGACACCGGCCGCACCGCTTGCCCCGGCTGCCGCTGCTCCTTCCATAAAGGAAGAAAAGGCTGCCGCGCTGAACCAGCCGATGCCCTACCGCCCGCCGGTCGATGACGAATCGGCTTCCGACCAGGTCGTGACTGGCGCCATTCCGCTGCCGACGCCGAAGCCGGTCCTTTAA
- a CDS encoding LysR family transcriptional regulator, with the protein MENGGYDSLAAFVAVAREQSFTRAAIKLGVSPSALSQTIRNLEDRLGMRLLARTTRNVSPTEIGERLLQTLAPRFQEIEAELARLHDLRDKPAGTIRITTNEHAAETIVWPALEGLLQEYPDIRIEITSDPSLVDIVADRYDAGIRLGEQVAKDMISVPIAPDMRMAVVGSPSYFARRPPPATPQDLTAHECINIRLPTSKGLSIWEFEKDGRELNVRVEGRLVFNSGRLRLRAAMNGFGLAYMLEDHARDYIADGRLVRVLSDWCPPFPGYHLYYPSRRQHSPAFALVVEALRYPK; encoded by the coding sequence ATGGAAAACGGCGGTTATGACTCGCTAGCGGCCTTTGTGGCGGTCGCTCGGGAGCAAAGTTTCACGAGGGCAGCGATCAAGCTGGGTGTCTCGCCGTCCGCGCTCAGCCAGACGATCCGCAACCTTGAAGATCGGCTCGGCATGCGCTTGCTGGCGCGCACGACACGCAACGTTTCCCCGACGGAGATCGGAGAACGCCTTCTGCAGACACTCGCGCCGCGGTTTCAGGAAATCGAGGCGGAGCTGGCGCGCTTGCACGACTTGCGGGATAAGCCCGCCGGTACCATTCGGATCACAACGAATGAACACGCCGCGGAAACAATCGTCTGGCCTGCCTTGGAAGGCCTGTTGCAGGAATATCCCGATATACGGATCGAGATTACGTCCGATCCGTCGCTTGTCGACATTGTTGCAGACCGTTACGACGCGGGCATACGGCTCGGCGAGCAGGTGGCGAAGGACATGATCTCTGTGCCGATCGCGCCTGATATGCGCATGGCAGTGGTTGGTTCGCCGTCCTACTTCGCCCGGCGTCCGCCTCCAGCCACGCCGCAGGATCTCACGGCGCATGAATGCATAAACATCCGGCTGCCGACTTCGAAAGGCCTTTCCATCTGGGAATTCGAGAAGGACGGCCGCGAGCTGAACGTTCGCGTCGAAGGCCGTCTCGTCTTCAACAGCGGTCGGCTAAGGCTGCGGGCAGCAATGAACGGATTCGGCCTTGCCTACATGCTCGAAGACCATGCGCGAGACTATATCGCCGACGGCCGGCTCGTCCGCGTGCTGTCCGACTGGTGCCCACCCTTCCCGGGTTACCACCTCTATTATCCGAGCCGCCGCCAACACTCGCCGGCCTTCGCACTGGTAGTGGAGGCCCTGCGGTATCCGAAGTGA
- a CDS encoding peptidoglycan-binding protein, whose product MAARKRKSPKGRRGRQQPGLLLTGAAALGGVGMTGASALGGVIARNPSVAGGTTAFIVIFSFVAANALWYQPGTHPHPFFRTRDVLSPFSIGRPTVEEPHPNEVTTFKIERPGDEGAAATTNATPPAAATGEQPSQLVMDIQQELIRRGLYNGTADGIIGPRTTAAILFFEETVGMPQSGNATPDVLAALRTDSIGPLTVPAEKPREDVTSKASAEDPVAAAIRSAEKQIKTAPAAPKQVPPPELTNADLVLKIQKGLSNMAYANVGVDGVAGEQTRTAIRRFQKHYNLPETGEPNEAVLKKLKEIGAI is encoded by the coding sequence ATGGCCGCGCGCAAGCGAAAATCGCCTAAGGGAAGGAGAGGCCGGCAGCAGCCGGGTCTGCTTCTGACAGGGGCTGCCGCCTTAGGCGGCGTGGGCATGACGGGTGCATCGGCGCTCGGCGGCGTCATTGCGCGCAATCCGTCGGTGGCAGGCGGCACCACCGCCTTCATCGTCATCTTCAGCTTCGTCGCCGCCAACGCGCTCTGGTATCAGCCGGGCACGCATCCGCACCCCTTCTTCCGCACCCGCGATGTGCTCTCGCCGTTCTCGATCGGCCGTCCAACCGTCGAAGAACCGCACCCGAACGAGGTCACGACCTTCAAGATCGAGCGTCCGGGCGACGAGGGCGCTGCCGCGACCACCAATGCGACGCCGCCGGCCGCCGCAACCGGAGAACAGCCAAGTCAGCTCGTCATGGACATCCAGCAGGAGCTCATCCGCCGCGGCCTCTACAACGGCACGGCCGACGGCATCATCGGCCCGCGCACCACCGCCGCTATCTTGTTCTTCGAGGAAACCGTCGGCATGCCGCAAAGCGGCAATGCGACGCCCGACGTGCTTGCAGCCCTCAGGACCGATTCCATCGGCCCCTTAACCGTTCCCGCCGAGAAGCCGCGTGAGGACGTGACCTCGAAAGCCTCGGCCGAAGACCCGGTCGCGGCCGCCATCCGCAGTGCCGAAAAGCAGATCAAGACCGCGCCGGCCGCCCCGAAGCAGGTGCCGCCGCCCGAACTCACCAATGCCGACCTGGTGCTGAAGATCCAGAAGGGCCTCTCCAACATGGCCTACGCCAATGTCGGCGTCGACGGCGTGGCCGGCGAACAAACCCGCACCGCCATCCGCCGCTTCCAGAAGCACTATAACCTGCCCGAAACCGGCGAGCCCAACGAGGCGGTGCTGAAGAAGCTCAAGGAGATTGGGGCGATTTGA
- a CDS encoding NAD(P)/FAD-dependent oxidoreductase, protein MQFDVIIIGGSFAGISAALPLARARRKILVIDAGERRNRFAAASYNFLAQDGREPGLIVSEAREQLERYPTVHWLSAKAQAARRTSNGFAIEIDGEPMKEGKRLILAAGVADRLPAIPGLQERWGKSVFHCPYCHGYELNQGRIGVIASGEHSMHHALMLPDWGETTFFTNSVFVPNADQSAQLRGRGVTVETTPVREIAGDRADVCLEDGRIAAMDGLFALTQTSVQIPWAEQLGCALEQGPLGQFITTDAAKQTTAKGIFACGDVARAAGSVALAVGDGALAGTAAHQSLMFGSD, encoded by the coding sequence ATGCAGTTCGACGTCATCATCATCGGCGGCAGCTTTGCAGGCATTTCAGCCGCCCTGCCGCTCGCCCGTGCCAGACGGAAGATCCTGGTGATCGATGCCGGCGAGCGCCGCAACCGCTTTGCCGCTGCCTCGTACAATTTTCTAGCGCAGGACGGCCGTGAACCCGGCCTGATCGTATCCGAGGCGCGCGAACAGCTCGAACGCTATCCGACTGTCCACTGGCTGAGTGCCAAGGCTCAAGCTGCAAGGAGGACCAGCAATGGATTTGCCATCGAAATCGATGGCGAGCCTATGAAGGAAGGAAAGCGTCTGATCCTGGCAGCAGGGGTTGCAGATCGGCTGCCCGCCATTCCGGGCCTGCAGGAGCGCTGGGGAAAATCCGTCTTCCATTGCCCCTATTGCCATGGTTACGAACTGAATCAGGGGCGGATCGGCGTCATCGCATCCGGGGAGCATTCCATGCATCATGCCCTGATGCTCCCCGACTGGGGCGAGACGACTTTTTTCACCAACAGTGTCTTTGTCCCGAATGCCGATCAGTCGGCGCAATTGCGCGGGCGCGGGGTCACGGTCGAGACGACACCAGTGCGCGAGATCGCAGGGGATCGTGCGGATGTTTGTCTGGAGGACGGCAGGATCGCCGCAATGGACGGTCTGTTCGCCCTGACGCAGACTTCGGTGCAAATTCCATGGGCTGAGCAACTGGGCTGCGCGCTCGAACAGGGGCCGCTCGGCCAGTTCATCACGACGGATGCCGCAAAGCAGACAACCGCGAAGGGCATCTTCGCCTGCGGCGATGTCGCAAGAGCCGCAGGCTCCGTGGCTCTCGCCGTCGGTGATGGGGCGCTCGCGGGAACGGCAGCGCACCAATCGCTGATGTTCGGGAGCGATTGA
- a CDS encoding LysR family transcriptional regulator, with translation MLDLNDILVFARVVEAGSFTGAARLLGMPKTTVSRRIATLERELGIRLLQRTTRSLSVTDAGRLYYERSSQALRTIEDANLRLAEARAEPSGTIRISAPVGFGSFLSGTVSGFLAMYPKTMVELRLTDDRLNLVEDSIDLAFRTGILPDSTLIARKLGSTHRILCASPDYLARLGVPEAPADLAFHHCVIAGPSTTNAHWVLQGPHGEESVMVSGRFAANEMQAVIAAAIAGYGIAQLPYRMAEASITDGRLCRVLGDYTTRAGGLYAVYPSSRHLSPAVKAFIELAAERLSAAGASENENGRGTAVSS, from the coding sequence ATGCTCGATCTCAACGATATCCTGGTGTTTGCCCGCGTCGTCGAAGCCGGCAGTTTCACCGGCGCCGCGCGCCTGCTCGGCATGCCCAAGACCACGGTCAGCCGCCGCATTGCCACGCTCGAGCGCGAGCTGGGCATCCGTCTCCTCCAGCGTACGACGCGCAGCCTCAGCGTGACGGATGCGGGACGTCTCTACTACGAGCGGAGCAGCCAGGCGCTGCGGACGATCGAGGATGCGAACCTGCGCCTTGCGGAAGCGCGGGCGGAGCCATCGGGAACGATCCGGATATCCGCGCCCGTCGGCTTCGGCAGCTTCCTCTCCGGCACGGTGTCCGGCTTCCTTGCGATGTATCCGAAAACCATGGTCGAACTGCGCCTGACCGACGACAGGCTCAATCTCGTCGAGGACAGCATCGATCTCGCCTTCCGCACCGGCATCCTCCCGGACTCGACGCTGATCGCCCGCAAGCTCGGCTCGACGCATCGTATCCTGTGCGCCAGCCCGGACTATCTGGCGCGCCTTGGCGTGCCGGAAGCGCCGGCGGACCTTGCTTTCCACCACTGCGTCATCGCAGGCCCGTCGACGACCAATGCGCACTGGGTTTTGCAGGGGCCGCATGGCGAGGAAAGCGTCATGGTGTCCGGACGCTTCGCCGCCAATGAAATGCAGGCGGTGATTGCCGCGGCGATTGCTGGCTACGGCATCGCCCAGCTGCCCTACAGGATGGCCGAAGCGTCCATCACGGACGGGCGGCTCTGCCGCGTTCTCGGCGATTACACGACGCGGGCCGGCGGCCTTTATGCCGTCTACCCGAGCAGCCGGCACCTTTCGCCTGCGGTCAAGGCATTCATCGAGCTTGCGGCGGAGCGATTGAGTGCTGCCGGAGCCAGCGAGAATGAGAATGGCAGGGGTACGGCCGTATCAAGCTAA
- a CDS encoding AAA family ATPase gives MITPSCYTARMIDHAGEVLILTGAPGSGKTTTAQALANQPGSSKVHLHSDDFWCFIKNGVIAPYLPEAREQNRIVIDVLAKAAEGYARGGYYVILDGIVGPWFLAPFRALSVPLHYVVLRPALDDAIRRCKARGGDTLADPGPIAELHQQLSLLGELERHVLPVEGLSREDVLRQVIGVVESGEFRLAP, from the coding sequence ATGATCACCCCGTCATGCTACACCGCGCGCATGATCGATCACGCAGGCGAAGTTCTGATCCTGACCGGTGCGCCCGGATCGGGAAAGACCACCACGGCACAGGCGCTCGCAAATCAGCCCGGCTCGTCCAAGGTGCATCTCCACTCCGACGATTTCTGGTGTTTCATCAAGAACGGCGTAATCGCGCCCTATCTGCCGGAAGCGCGTGAGCAGAACAGGATCGTGATCGATGTACTTGCTAAGGCGGCCGAAGGCTATGCCAGAGGCGGCTATTACGTCATCCTCGACGGCATCGTCGGGCCCTGGTTCCTGGCGCCCTTCAGGGCGCTTTCCGTACCGCTTCACTACGTCGTCCTGCGTCCAGCGCTCGACGACGCGATCCGGCGCTGCAAGGCGCGCGGCGGTGATACGCTGGCCGATCCCGGGCCGATTGCAGAGCTGCACCAGCAGCTCTCCTTGCTGGGGGAGCTGGAACGGCACGTTCTTCCGGTAGAGGGGCTGAGCCGCGAGGACGTGCTGCGCCAGGTGATCGGCGTGGTGGAGAGCGGAGAATTCCGCCTGGCGCCCTGA
- a CDS encoding NmrA/HSCARG family protein, translating into MNNKRSVLVTGATGQQGGAVAHALLSRGHRVKALTRRADSDVARRLASAGAEIVVGDLGDAASIVKAASGVDTMFLMGNSYEAGVEEETRQGIIAADAAKAAGIGHLIYSSVADADKKTGIPHFESKYLVEKHVAGLGIPYTISAPVAFMENFVAPWSIGALGQGTHAFAMPPKRVLQLVALADIGAFVAALVERREEVFGKRFDFAGDELSGEAQAKILSQAIGRPISYQEIPIAVARQQSEDVALMFEWFDKAGYDANIAALRKDFPEVRWHGFADWAREFDWSVLERTPAAR; encoded by the coding sequence ATGAACAACAAACGAAGCGTTCTGGTTACCGGCGCCACCGGCCAGCAGGGAGGCGCGGTTGCGCACGCACTCCTTTCGAGAGGACATCGCGTCAAGGCGCTGACCCGCAGGGCGGACAGCGATGTGGCGCGGCGGCTGGCATCGGCCGGTGCTGAGATCGTGGTGGGCGATCTCGGCGATGCCGCCTCGATCGTGAAGGCTGCAAGCGGCGTCGACACCATGTTCCTGATGGGCAACAGCTACGAGGCCGGGGTGGAGGAGGAGACCCGCCAGGGCATCATTGCCGCCGATGCGGCGAAGGCCGCCGGCATAGGGCATCTGATCTATTCGTCCGTTGCCGATGCTGACAAGAAGACAGGCATCCCGCATTTCGAAAGCAAGTATCTCGTCGAAAAACATGTGGCCGGGCTCGGCATTCCCTACACGATCAGCGCGCCGGTCGCCTTCATGGAGAATTTCGTCGCGCCGTGGTCGATCGGCGCGCTCGGCCAGGGAACGCACGCTTTCGCGATGCCGCCCAAGCGCGTCCTTCAATTGGTCGCCCTGGCGGACATCGGGGCTTTCGTCGCGGCCCTGGTCGAGCGGCGCGAGGAGGTGTTCGGCAAGCGTTTCGATTTCGCCGGTGACGAATTGTCCGGCGAGGCGCAGGCGAAAATCCTCTCGCAAGCCATCGGCCGTCCGATCAGCTATCAGGAAATCCCGATCGCCGTCGCCCGCCAGCAAAGCGAGGATGTTGCACTCATGTTCGAGTGGTTTGACAAGGCCGGATACGACGCCAACATCGCCGCCTTGCGTAAGGATTTTCCCGAGGTCCGCTGGCACGGTTTTGCCGATTGGGCGCGCGAGTTCGACTGGAGTGTCCTTGAACGGACGCCCGCTGCCCGCTGA
- a CDS encoding SufE family protein: MAALDEIIDDFSFLDDWEDRYRYVIELGKALPDLPDEKKTSANKVMGCASQVWLVTHPEGDPENPVLIFEGDSDAHIVRGLVAIVLATYSGKKASEIAGLDAFDIFSKIGLVENLSSQRSNGLRSMVNRIREEARVRVAA, encoded by the coding sequence ATGGCAGCTCTTGACGAGATCATCGACGATTTCTCTTTCCTCGACGACTGGGAAGACCGCTACCGCTATGTCATCGAACTCGGCAAGGCGCTGCCGGACCTGCCGGACGAGAAGAAAACGTCCGCGAACAAGGTGATGGGCTGCGCCAGCCAGGTCTGGCTGGTGACGCATCCCGAAGGGGATCCGGAAAATCCGGTGCTGATCTTCGAGGGCGATTCCGACGCGCATATCGTGCGCGGCCTCGTTGCTATCGTGCTCGCCACCTATTCCGGCAAGAAAGCTTCGGAGATCGCCGGCCTCGATGCCTTCGATATCTTCTCCAAGATCGGCCTGGTCGAGAACCTCTCGTCGCAGCGCTCCAACGGGCTGCGGTCCATGGTGAACCGGATCCGCGAAGAAGCGCGGGTAAGAGTGGCGGCTTAA
- a CDS encoding carboxylesterase/lipase family protein — MNLNSLPHPSRRQFLSAAAAALGSPALFAAGRAKAAEPAAIRIANGILRGVHDNGVFSFKGVSYAANTSGANRFKAPQPVPNWSGEFDATRYGALSPQVRTTVGEGPMFEWYDQNEPLGENCCVLNVFTPGLDAGARRPVMFYIHGGGYINGGGGGAGLDGTNLANFGDVIVVTINHRLNVFGYTNLSHLDGESFGDAANAGHLDIVAALKWVRDNISVFGGDPGNVTVFGQSGGGSKIMILLSMPEARGLFHRAISMSGAAGLIVDEASMMEPYVNALVSQLGLGRDNLSAIQDVPFGTLLEARTRAVSKSGLEGARPVIDGRHIVTRPMSPDGLAMHAKVPLLLGSTKTESTLFFMSDMRNFELTESQMRERMRKVFNVDDAKIGAIMSAYRRTDPDMTPSDILVAVASDVQFRLPLTTAAETKSGVEGQSPVYMYSFNWAIPFQGGVLGSPHAVDIPFAFGNVDKAGAMAGPGAAPIETSLNMMAAFVSFARSGNPNNARMPEWRPYDSKTRTTMLVNATCEAANDYRGSARLAVADLKIDPFNRAALYRYEA, encoded by the coding sequence ATGAATTTGAACTCCCTTCCTCACCCGAGCAGACGCCAGTTCCTTTCCGCCGCGGCGGCGGCCCTTGGATCGCCGGCCCTGTTTGCCGCGGGCCGCGCGAAAGCCGCCGAACCGGCAGCTATAAGGATCGCGAATGGCATATTGCGCGGTGTGCATGACAACGGGGTCTTCAGTTTCAAAGGCGTTTCATACGCCGCCAACACGTCCGGAGCCAACCGGTTCAAGGCCCCGCAGCCGGTACCGAACTGGAGCGGTGAATTTGATGCAACACGCTATGGCGCGCTCAGCCCGCAAGTGCGAACGACTGTGGGCGAGGGCCCGATGTTCGAATGGTATGACCAGAACGAGCCGCTCGGCGAGAACTGCTGCGTTTTGAATGTCTTCACGCCCGGCCTCGACGCAGGCGCGCGCAGGCCGGTGATGTTCTACATTCACGGTGGCGGCTACATCAACGGGGGCGGTGGCGGTGCAGGCCTTGACGGCACGAACCTTGCCAATTTCGGGGATGTCATCGTCGTGACGATCAACCACCGGCTGAATGTCTTCGGCTACACCAATCTCTCCCACCTGGATGGCGAGAGCTTCGGGGACGCGGCCAATGCCGGCCATCTCGACATCGTCGCGGCCTTGAAGTGGGTGCGGGACAATATCAGCGTCTTTGGAGGCGATCCCGGCAACGTGACCGTTTTCGGGCAGTCAGGCGGCGGATCGAAAATCATGATCCTTCTCTCGATGCCGGAGGCCCGGGGTCTCTTCCACCGCGCGATCAGCATGAGCGGCGCGGCTGGCCTCATTGTCGACGAGGCTTCGATGATGGAGCCTTATGTCAACGCGTTGGTCTCGCAACTCGGTCTCGGCAGGGACAACCTTTCGGCCATCCAGGATGTCCCGTTCGGAACCCTGCTCGAAGCACGGACCCGGGCCGTGTCCAAGTCGGGCCTCGAAGGGGCGCGGCCCGTGATCGACGGCCGGCACATCGTTACGCGGCCCATGAGCCCGGATGGCCTGGCGATGCATGCGAAGGTGCCGCTGCTGCTGGGGTCGACCAAAACCGAATCCACCCTGTTCTTCATGAGCGACATGCGCAATTTCGAGCTGACCGAATCGCAGATGCGTGAGCGGATGCGCAAGGTCTTCAATGTCGATGACGCGAAGATCGGCGCGATCATGTCGGCCTACCGTAGGACCGATCCGGACATGACGCCGTCGGACATCCTGGTCGCGGTCGCGTCCGACGTGCAGTTCCGACTGCCGCTTACGACCGCAGCCGAGACGAAGTCGGGCGTCGAGGGGCAGTCCCCCGTTTACATGTACAGCTTCAACTGGGCGATTCCGTTCCAGGGCGGCGTCCTCGGGTCACCACACGCGGTCGACATTCCCTTCGCATTCGGAAACGTCGACAAGGCTGGCGCGATGGCCGGACCGGGCGCCGCACCGATTGAGACCTCCCTCAACATGATGGCGGCCTTCGTCAGTTTCGCCCGCTCCGGCAATCCCAACAACGCCCGGATGCCGGAATGGCGTCCCTACGACAGCAAGACGCGTACGACGATGCTGGTCAATGCCACCTGCGAGGCCGCGAACGATTACCGGGGCTCGGCGCGGCTTGCTGTCGCGGATTTGAAAATCGACCCGTTCAACCGCGCGGCGCTTTATCGCTACGAGGCGTGA
- a CDS encoding sensor histidine kinase has translation MQVLSDIGGRAAALVDRAAAGWLSRTGSGEAVAERELAILRRLVFLSSAALVAAPAGLSFVTSPAVALPAGVATVCAAFLFSAVGSIALARQGAAAATVVAAPAEDFFLETSAGLVLFLDPQGSVTTAGGRDCREFLAWMRDPKGRGFIEQVHVSDRILFLQALDGLRQGEESASVDLRLDRPCVFRDLRQFAHLRMDMTARRDQDGELLAVVAQLRDVSVEQQLRMEARSRADDAESANDAKSRFLAAVSHELRTPLNAILGFSDILLGEYFGKFDNERQREYVTLVRESGAHLLSVVNTMLDMSKIEAGRYELLLEPFDIGASIRSCEAMLSLQAKGKGVTLTSRIQRGLDEVVADQRAVQQILINLVGNAVKFTDAGGAVTVDAAVRDGILQISVSDTGIGIPADRLATLGQPFMQVQNDYTRHYEGTGLGLSLVKGLVALHGGHFAIASVPGEGTIITISIAADGSGADAAHAAKDGAATDFPPRLKAAATNVAGLEEGLFDGRAQAKIA, from the coding sequence GTGCAAGTATTGAGTGACATTGGCGGACGGGCGGCAGCCCTCGTGGACCGGGCAGCGGCAGGCTGGCTTTCCCGCACGGGAAGCGGCGAAGCTGTTGCCGAGCGAGAGCTTGCGATCCTGCGCCGACTCGTCTTCCTCTCCTCCGCAGCGTTGGTTGCCGCGCCGGCCGGCCTCTCCTTCGTCACCAGCCCGGCCGTTGCTCTGCCCGCAGGTGTCGCGACCGTCTGCGCCGCCTTCCTTTTTTCCGCGGTCGGCAGCATCGCGCTTGCGCGTCAGGGCGCCGCCGCGGCAACCGTCGTCGCAGCGCCCGCCGAAGACTTCTTCCTGGAAACCAGCGCCGGTCTCGTCCTCTTCCTCGATCCGCAGGGGAGCGTCACCACCGCCGGCGGCCGCGACTGCCGCGAATTCCTCGCCTGGATGCGCGATCCGAAGGGCAGGGGCTTCATCGAGCAGGTGCATGTCTCCGACCGTATCCTCTTCCTGCAGGCGCTCGACGGCTTGCGCCAGGGCGAGGAGAGCGCCAGCGTCGACCTTCGCCTCGACCGTCCCTGCGTCTTCCGCGATCTCCGCCAGTTCGCGCATCTGAGAATGGACATGACGGCGCGGCGCGATCAGGACGGCGAGCTCCTGGCCGTCGTCGCCCAGCTCCGCGACGTCTCGGTCGAACAGCAGCTGCGCATGGAAGCCCGGAGCCGGGCTGACGACGCCGAATCGGCCAACGACGCCAAGTCGCGCTTCCTCGCCGCCGTCAGCCACGAGCTGCGCACGCCGCTGAACGCTATCCTCGGCTTCTCCGATATCCTGCTCGGCGAATATTTCGGCAAGTTCGACAATGAGCGGCAGCGCGAATACGTGACCCTGGTGCGCGAATCCGGGGCGCACCTGCTCTCCGTCGTCAACACCATGCTCGACATGAGTAAGATCGAGGCCGGCCGCTACGAACTGCTGCTAGAACCTTTCGATATCGGCGCCTCGATCCGCTCCTGCGAGGCGATGCTTTCGCTGCAGGCCAAGGGCAAGGGCGTGACGCTGACGAGCCGCATCCAGCGCGGCCTGGACGAGGTCGTTGCCGACCAGCGCGCCGTCCAGCAGATACTCATCAATCTCGTCGGCAATGCCGTGAAGTTCACCGATGCGGGCGGCGCCGTCACCGTCGACGCGGCGGTGCGGGACGGCATTCTGCAGATCAGCGTCAGTGACACCGGCATCGGCATTCCCGCCGACAGGCTCGCAACGCTCGGCCAACCCTTCATGCAGGTGCAGAACGATTATACGCGTCATTATGAAGGCACGGGCCTCGGCCTGTCGCTGGTCAAGGGCCTCGTGGCGCTACATGGCGGCCACTTCGCGATCGCCAGCGTCCCCGGCGAAGGCACGATCATCACCATTTCGATCGCAGCGGATGGCTCCGGGGCCGATGCCGCACATGCGGCAAAGGACGGGGCCGCCACCGATTTCCCGCCGCGCCTGAAGGCTGCGGCGACCAATGTTGCCGGACTGGAAGAGGGGCTTTTCGATGGCCGCGCGCAAGCGAAAATCGCCTAA